GTTTCAATATGTCTTCTTCAGTATAAGCAGTATCCAAAAGCACATTTATAAATTCGACTTCATTTTCGGTAATTTTTCCATCACCCCAGCCAAGATATGAAAAATATCTGAACAAATCATCTATTATTGTCGTTTCAATGGAAATGTCCTTTAGGTTTTCAATGTATGGCTTAAAGACACTTGCTGTCTTAACTATAAATTTCAGATTATTGAAGTATCTAACCAAATAATCCATATGAATTTTTTCCACATCCGTATGACAATTTTGACAAGTCTCTTGGCTTTTATCTAAAATTGTGCCACAATCACTACAAATACTCCATTCCAACATATTATCATGGTTTAAATTAATTCAATTATCTATTTCGTTTATATTAATCGTACAAGAATTTCATGCCATCTTTTAGTCAAGGATGAATTGCACGAAAAGAACAATCCTAATATTTTACTTTTCAAATGCTTCTTTTACTATGTTAATATATGGTGTTTTATCTTAATAGTGAAAGAATACTCTGACCTCTTTAAGGTCGGAGATGAATTTCACAAAAAGGCATCTGAAGATATTAGTTTTCAAATGCTCTCCCTATTTCTTTATATATTATTTATTATTTAAATTAGTTTATAATTAATTTTAAAATTGTCTCTAAAATGGAATTTTAAGTGTTTTTTTATGAAGTGTGTTAATATGGGTTTGAAGGTTAGGTTGTATCCAGATGGGGATATGATGATTAAAATTAATCAGAATATAGGTAATTCCAGGTTTACATGGAATAAACTCTTAGAGGGCTATAAAGAAACCTATAAATTATTCAAATT
Above is a genomic segment from uncultured Methanobrevibacter sp. containing:
- a CDS encoding helix-turn-helix domain-containing protein produces the protein MKCVNMGLKVRLYPDGDMMIKINQNIGNSRFTWNKLLEGYKETYKLFK